Proteins co-encoded in one Deltaproteobacteria bacterium genomic window:
- a CDS encoding cysteine--tRNA ligase — MGLVVFNTLGNRKEEFVPQNEGEVKMYVCGITAYDLCHLGHARANIVFDFIYRYLLFLGYRVSYVRNFTDIDDKIIDRAFEEGVDYAVISERYIEAFNDDMERLGLLLPNHEPRATEHIPEIIALVEKLIGDGYAYEVDGDVYCSVDRILDYGKLSGKKIEELLAGARVDVDERKRNPLDFALWKRSKEGEPAWDSPWGPGRPGWHIECSAMSMKHLGDSFDIHGGGKDLIFPHHENEIAQSEGATGKSFVRYWLHNGFVNINREKMSKSLGNFFTIREVLMHFHPEVIRFFFASNHYRSPIDFSDRSIREAKAGLDRLYNFFERYVRIREAGIPAMDEGDAISCLDRPDQGHLADLRKKFIDAMDDDFNTAAALGFVFDAVRRVNRLYPSVISKEQEKASAFLTLGVMIIDLSKVLGLLADTSDAYFRYGIEDRLKKLGISIDTVLDKIGQREEARAAHDFERADSIRGELAKWGMILEDTRSGTFWKFKDEES, encoded by the coding sequence ATGGGCCTGGTAGTCTTTAACACCCTCGGAAACAGGAAGGAGGAGTTTGTCCCCCAAAATGAAGGCGAAGTCAAAATGTACGTGTGCGGGATAACTGCATATGACCTGTGCCATCTCGGGCACGCTAGGGCAAACATCGTCTTTGATTTCATTTACCGGTACCTCCTGTTTCTCGGTTACCGCGTTTCCTATGTCAGGAATTTCACCGATATCGATGACAAGATCATTGACAGGGCATTCGAGGAAGGGGTGGATTACGCCGTGATCAGCGAGAGGTACATCGAGGCCTTCAACGATGATATGGAGAGGCTCGGCCTGTTACTTCCGAACCATGAGCCCAGAGCAACGGAGCACATTCCCGAAATTATCGCCCTGGTGGAGAAACTTATCGGCGATGGGTATGCATACGAAGTTGACGGGGACGTGTACTGTTCGGTGGACAGAATACTTGATTACGGAAAGCTCTCCGGGAAAAAAATCGAGGAGCTCCTCGCGGGCGCTCGGGTCGACGTCGACGAGAGGAAAAGGAATCCGCTCGATTTTGCCCTCTGGAAAAGGAGCAAAGAGGGGGAACCTGCCTGGGATAGCCCCTGGGGGCCCGGAAGGCCGGGGTGGCACATCGAGTGTTCCGCCATGTCGATGAAGCATCTGGGCGACAGCTTCGATATCCACGGAGGCGGAAAAGATCTCATATTCCCCCACCATGAGAATGAGATAGCCCAGTCCGAGGGAGCTACGGGAAAATCATTCGTCAGGTATTGGCTTCATAACGGGTTCGTGAACATAAACAGGGAAAAGATGTCGAAGTCGCTCGGGAACTTCTTCACCATCCGGGAGGTGCTCATGCATTTCCACCCGGAAGTGATACGTTTCTTCTTCGCGTCGAACCATTACCGAAGCCCCATCGACTTTTCCGACAGGAGCATACGGGAAGCGAAGGCGGGGCTCGACAGGCTCTACAATTTTTTCGAACGATATGTGCGAATCAGGGAGGCCGGTATACCGGCCATGGATGAGGGGGATGCCATCTCCTGCCTCGATAGGCCGGATCAGGGCCATCTGGCTGATCTGAGGAAAAAGTTTATAGACGCCATGGATGATGATTTCAACACTGCTGCGGCCCTGGGTTTTGTTTTTGATGCGGTAAGGAGAGTGAATCGATTGTACCCTTCGGTGATTTCGAAGGAGCAGGAGAAAGCGTCTGCCTTCCTGACCCTCGGAGTTATGATCATCGACCTGTCGAAGGTCCTCGGCCTGCTCGCCGATACCAGTGATGCCTACTTCCGCTACGGTATCGAAGACAGACTGAAAAAGCTTGGCATCTCCATCGATACCGTGTTGGATAAAATCGGCCAGCGGGAGGAAGCCCGTGCGGCTCATGACTTTGAAAGAGCCGACAGCATACGGGGTGAGCTTGCGAAATGGGGTATGATATTAGAAGACACGAGATCGGGAACGTTCTGGAAGTTCAAAGATGAAGAATCATGA
- the uvrB gene encoding excinuclease ABC subunit UvrB: MGTFNLLSSFTLSGDQPEACRALVEGLNRGLPYQVLLGVTGSGKTFTMASVIASVNRPAVILAPNKTLAAQLYMEFKKLFPENAVEYFVSYYDYYQPEAYIPQTDLFIEKDSSINEQIDKLRHSATRSVIERRDVIVVASVSCIYGLGSPEFYNSIVLRIAEGDDFGRDAAIKCLVNMQYERNEYDFFRGVFRVRGDVLEVFPAYEDSRGLRVEFFGDAVESLSYFDPLTGKKISRVRETVIFPASHYVTPDQVLSRAILTIREELNERLLELNREGKLLEAERLRQRTDYDMEMIEQMGYCNGIENYSRHLDGRLPGQPPFTLIDYLPDDFIMFIDESHISIPQLRGMYNGDRSRKQTLVDFGFRLPSALDNRPLTFDEFRERIGQAVFVSATPGGFEFDVCRKRTVEQIIRPTGLVDPKIEVRPAKTQIDDLIGEIRVRTEKSQRVLVTTMTKRLAEEITEYFNELGVATRYLHSDIDTIERFNIIRALRKGEFDVLVGINLLREGLDIPEVSLVAILDADREGFLRSARSLIQTFGRASRNADGTVIMYADSVTGSMREALKETERRRKKQMDYNRDHGIIPQSISKGIDDPLVAVSEADYVTVAGDEDLPAASAGDVRKLISQLRKKMLTLAKELKFEDAARIRDRISDLEKFELGRLDRLKVAK; the protein is encoded by the coding sequence ATGGGTACGTTTAACCTTCTTTCCTCGTTCACTCTCTCAGGAGATCAGCCGGAAGCCTGCCGTGCACTCGTCGAAGGCCTGAACCGGGGATTGCCCTACCAGGTCCTGCTCGGCGTAACGGGATCGGGAAAGACCTTTACGATGGCGAGCGTGATTGCCAGCGTCAACCGCCCGGCGGTAATCCTGGCTCCCAACAAGACGCTCGCCGCCCAGCTCTACATGGAGTTCAAAAAACTCTTCCCCGAAAACGCCGTCGAGTACTTCGTGAGTTACTACGATTATTACCAGCCCGAGGCATATATCCCCCAGACCGATCTTTTCATCGAGAAAGATTCCTCGATCAACGAGCAGATCGACAAGCTGAGGCACAGCGCTACCCGCTCGGTCATCGAGCGGCGCGATGTGATCGTTGTCGCTTCTGTCTCGTGCATCTACGGGCTTGGCTCGCCGGAATTCTACAACTCGATCGTCCTGAGAATAGCTGAAGGAGACGATTTCGGAAGGGATGCGGCGATAAAATGCCTTGTGAACATGCAGTACGAGAGAAACGAGTACGATTTTTTCCGGGGAGTGTTCCGCGTCAGGGGTGACGTCCTGGAAGTTTTTCCCGCCTATGAGGATTCGAGGGGATTGAGGGTGGAATTTTTCGGGGACGCCGTTGAATCACTGTCTTACTTCGATCCGCTGACGGGGAAGAAGATATCAAGGGTAAGGGAAACGGTTATATTTCCCGCGAGCCACTATGTGACTCCCGATCAGGTTCTTTCACGGGCAATTCTGACTATCAGGGAAGAGTTGAACGAGAGACTCCTCGAACTGAATCGCGAGGGCAAACTGCTGGAGGCTGAAAGGCTGCGTCAGCGGACAGATTACGACATGGAAATGATCGAGCAGATGGGTTACTGCAACGGCATCGAGAACTATTCGAGGCACCTGGATGGAAGGCTTCCCGGCCAGCCACCATTTACGCTCATAGATTATTTGCCCGATGATTTCATAATGTTTATCGATGAAAGCCACATTTCGATACCTCAACTTCGCGGTATGTACAACGGGGACCGTTCGAGAAAGCAGACGCTGGTGGATTTCGGATTCAGACTTCCCTCGGCCCTCGACAACAGGCCGCTTACCTTCGACGAGTTCAGGGAAAGGATAGGTCAGGCGGTTTTCGTCTCCGCAACCCCCGGGGGCTTCGAGTTTGATGTGTGTCGCAAAAGAACTGTCGAACAGATCATCAGGCCAACGGGGCTCGTGGACCCGAAAATTGAGGTCAGGCCCGCCAAAACCCAGATAGACGACCTCATCGGGGAAATACGGGTACGGACCGAAAAGAGCCAGAGGGTGCTGGTTACGACGATGACCAAGAGGCTAGCAGAGGAGATAACGGAGTATTTCAATGAACTCGGCGTTGCCACACGGTACCTCCACTCGGATATCGATACGATCGAGAGGTTCAATATCATACGGGCACTCAGGAAGGGGGAGTTCGATGTCCTGGTGGGAATCAACCTCCTCCGGGAAGGCCTCGATATTCCCGAGGTCTCACTGGTGGCCATACTCGATGCGGACAGGGAGGGTTTCCTCCGTTCAGCCCGCTCCCTGATTCAGACCTTCGGAAGGGCCTCGAGGAATGCTGACGGGACGGTCATCATGTATGCCGATTCCGTGACGGGCTCGATGCGTGAGGCCCTGAAGGAGACGGAGAGAAGGAGAAAGAAGCAGATGGACTACAACAGAGATCACGGCATAATCCCCCAGTCGATATCGAAAGGGATCGACGACCCGCTCGTCGCCGTCTCTGAAGCCGATTATGTGACCGTCGCGGGGGACGAGGACCTTCCAGCCGCTTCAGCGGGAGATGTGAGAAAATTGATTTCCCAGCTGAGGAAGAAGATGCTCACCCTTGCGAAAGAGCTGAAGTTCGAGGATGCGGCAAGGATCCGTGACAGGATATCGGACCTGGAAAAGTTCGAGCTTGGCCGACTGGACAGGTTAAAGGTGGCCAAATGA
- the uvrC gene encoding excinuclease ABC subunit UvrC → MSSLDISMVPAKTGIYLFKDKRGKTLYVGKAKNIRARLRSYQSPGSDSRQRILYLMREAATVEFFLTTSEREALLLENNLIKKHRPPYNVYFRDDKEYLCLRIDLKEQFPRFQLVRKVAKDGALYLGPYESAKRIRHLLGIAIKLFPMRTCSDACLKGREGPCMQFQIKRCPAPCVGLISEEEYRENIQRALKFFRGDYKAVRAELRKKMREYAKKLRYEEAAEVRDRLRVIEDLSASQSVVNAALPDTDVFGVYREEDRAAVAILFLRNCRVMDVRCYTLSTGGASDGELIDSVLSQYYGDGSYLPAEIVVPLKPGDAFIGASLSDGAGEAVDLRVPLRGKRRELMNLAAENAKAYFEARRKGELQYGELMERMVERLKLEKRPVLVECYDVSHHSGDSAVGALVTFEHGTPKKGRYRKFKIKQDGGRDDYTMISEILGRRIRRGIDFGRFPDLIVIDGGKGHLMAALKAIGEAPERADIVSIAKERGSKGEGKDDRVYIRGRKNPLKLKSDDPVLLFLKRVRDEAHRFALSFHRSRDEKSKLVSIMNNFPGIGRVRVKKLMDSYGSVREILDRPPAEVASLLKISPSKAADFLAYLTKEYPPSSN, encoded by the coding sequence ATGAGCAGCCTCGATATTTCTATGGTGCCCGCGAAAACGGGCATCTACCTCTTCAAGGACAAGAGGGGAAAGACGCTTTATGTCGGGAAGGCGAAGAATATCAGGGCACGCCTCCGGTCATATCAGAGCCCCGGGTCAGACTCTCGCCAGAGGATTCTCTATCTGATGCGTGAGGCAGCAACGGTCGAGTTTTTTCTCACAACCAGTGAGAGGGAAGCGCTTCTTCTGGAGAACAACCTGATAAAGAAGCATCGTCCTCCTTACAACGTGTATTTCAGAGACGACAAGGAATACCTCTGCCTGAGAATCGACCTGAAGGAGCAGTTTCCCCGTTTTCAGCTGGTGAGAAAGGTAGCGAAAGATGGGGCGCTCTATCTAGGGCCGTACGAATCGGCGAAGAGAATACGCCACCTCCTGGGAATTGCCATCAAGCTCTTTCCCATGAGGACATGCTCTGACGCATGCCTTAAGGGCAGGGAGGGTCCTTGCATGCAATTTCAGATCAAAAGGTGTCCTGCACCCTGCGTCGGCCTCATAAGCGAAGAGGAGTACAGGGAAAATATTCAGAGGGCCCTGAAATTTTTCCGGGGAGATTACAAAGCCGTTCGGGCAGAGCTGAGAAAAAAGATGAGGGAATACGCGAAAAAGCTGAGGTACGAGGAGGCGGCTGAGGTCAGGGACAGGCTCAGGGTAATCGAAGATCTTTCTGCTTCACAGTCGGTTGTAAATGCCGCCCTTCCCGACACTGACGTTTTCGGAGTGTACCGGGAGGAAGACAGGGCTGCCGTTGCCATATTGTTCCTGAGAAACTGCAGGGTCATGGACGTGAGATGTTATACCCTCAGCACGGGGGGGGCTTCTGACGGCGAGCTTATCGATTCGGTACTGTCTCAATATTACGGAGATGGATCGTATCTTCCCGCCGAGATAGTGGTTCCCCTTAAACCGGGTGACGCATTCATCGGAGCGTCTCTATCCGATGGGGCCGGGGAGGCCGTGGATCTCAGGGTCCCATTGCGGGGGAAGAGAAGGGAGCTTATGAACCTTGCTGCCGAAAATGCGAAAGCATACTTCGAGGCGAGGAGAAAAGGGGAGCTTCAATATGGCGAACTGATGGAGCGCATGGTGGAAAGGCTGAAACTTGAAAAGAGGCCCGTTCTCGTGGAGTGCTACGATGTGTCCCATCACAGTGGTGATAGTGCCGTGGGTGCCCTGGTAACGTTTGAGCATGGGACACCCAAAAAGGGCAGGTACCGGAAGTTCAAAATCAAACAGGATGGCGGCAGGGATGACTACACGATGATTTCCGAGATCCTGGGCAGGAGAATAAGAAGAGGGATCGACTTCGGGCGGTTTCCGGACCTGATTGTCATCGATGGGGGGAAAGGACATCTCATGGCGGCTTTGAAGGCGATAGGGGAGGCGCCCGAAAGGGCCGATATCGTTTCTATTGCAAAGGAGCGGGGAAGCAAGGGGGAGGGAAAAGATGACAGGGTGTACATCAGGGGAAGGAAGAATCCTCTCAAATTGAAATCTGACGATCCCGTGTTGCTCTTCCTGAAAAGGGTAAGGGACGAAGCACACCGGTTTGCCCTTTCTTTTCACCGATCAAGGGATGAGAAATCAAAGTTGGTATCCATCATGAACAATTTCCCCGGTATCGGGCGGGTGAGGGTAAAGAAGCTGATGGATTCCTACGGGTCCGTCAGGGAAATCCTCGACAGGCCCCCGGCTGAAGTCGCCTCCCTTCTGAAAATATCCCCGTCGAAGGCGGCGGATTTCCTCGCATACCTCACAAAGGAGTACCCGCCAAGTTCGAACTGA
- a CDS encoding diguanylate cyclase, with protein MTPIIVLVPEAEDFDRALYEQLNISEMVKESEFSAQFQSIVERYVFSGYGILRKWTMEEIFNYCFPVITTQDYDTLCQIIVDFLKELLMADSGLLVSLQEGRGSGFKLLSASGFRDMTLISNILGAYGEQLMDRCKNDPNIVNGKEIFGERMVSGLEGKAHSVFLVKFDIEGMTTVYGILFLKARPYPEVLGGEILQFMLRQARYALFNAEKGIKVQSLIYIDDLTKLYNARYLKVVLDRELKRSDRYGMAISLLFLDIDYFKRVNDSYGHLVGSRVLCEVGTILNACVRETDTIVRYGGDEFVVILGETNPDQALLAAERMRTAVERHLFMREEGFDLHLTVSVGIATYPTHARDKDQLLQMADKAMYRGKETTRNVVNIAES; from the coding sequence ATGACACCCATTATTGTTCTCGTCCCTGAAGCGGAGGATTTTGACAGGGCACTATATGAGCAACTGAACATTTCAGAGATGGTGAAAGAGAGTGAGTTTTCGGCTCAATTTCAGTCGATCGTCGAGCGGTATGTTTTTTCCGGCTACGGAATCCTGAGGAAGTGGACCATGGAGGAAATTTTCAATTACTGCTTCCCCGTGATTACGACCCAGGATTATGATACCCTCTGCCAGATTATCGTTGATTTTCTCAAGGAGCTTCTCATGGCCGATTCGGGTCTCCTGGTCTCTCTCCAGGAGGGGAGGGGATCGGGCTTTAAGCTTCTGTCCGCGTCGGGTTTCAGGGATATGACCCTAATTTCAAATATTTTAGGCGCTTACGGTGAGCAGTTGATGGACAGGTGCAAAAATGACCCCAATATCGTCAATGGCAAGGAGATTTTCGGTGAAAGGATGGTTTCGGGGCTTGAGGGGAAAGCACATTCGGTTTTTCTGGTTAAATTCGACATAGAGGGGATGACCACCGTATACGGGATATTGTTCCTGAAGGCACGCCCATACCCTGAGGTGCTTGGCGGAGAAATTCTCCAGTTCATGTTGCGACAGGCCAGGTACGCCCTTTTCAATGCGGAAAAGGGAATAAAGGTTCAGAGCCTGATATACATAGATGATCTGACGAAACTCTACAATGCCCGCTACTTGAAAGTTGTCCTCGACAGGGAGCTGAAACGGTCTGACCGGTATGGAATGGCAATTTCGCTTCTCTTTCTCGATATCGACTATTTCAAACGAGTAAATGACAGTTACGGCCATCTGGTGGGGTCGAGAGTTCTCTGCGAGGTCGGCACTATCTTGAACGCCTGCGTTCGTGAAACGGACACTATCGTGAGATACGGAGGGGATGAATTTGTGGTCATCCTCGGCGAGACCAACCCCGATCAGGCTCTTCTTGCCGCGGAGAGAATGAGGACGGCTGTCGAGAGACATCTCTTCATGCGGGAAGAGGGCTTCGATCTGCACCTCACTGTTTCCGTGGGAATAGCGACATATCCAACCCACGCTCGAGACAAAGACCAGCTTCTCCAGATGGCGGACAAGGCTATGTACAGGGGTAAGGAAACCACAAGAAACGTGGTCAATATTGCTGAATCCTGA
- a CDS encoding histidine--tRNA ligase, with translation MSINTVRGMKDLLPPETFLWLRVEKRIRNHFLSRGYLEIRTPVLEKSELFVRSIGETTDIVEKEMYTFADKSGDLLTMRPEGTAPVVRAYLENRGLLKETPARLFYLGPMFRHERPQKGRLRQFHQAGAEVLGSEAPYVDAEVLITLHDLFKGLGLRNLSLEVNSLGCSDCRPGYNRKLLKFTREVLADLCDDCNRRYERNPLRVLDCKSAKCIEVTKGAPAALDCLCRGCRDHFNEVMRILAVHSVSCVVNSRMVRGLDYYEKTTFEFLSGALGSQNAVAAGGRFDGLAEMIGSKDRVPGVGFAMGMERLIMLLGSGDEQESLYGTPTLFIAQQTKEFRDEAFVLKRNLEERGLFCEMDYEGKSLKSQMRKANRINAGFVIIIGEAEMKKGLVRMKNMATGDEKNVSREDIVRAVVEQVK, from the coding sequence TTGTCTATCAATACCGTACGGGGCATGAAGGACCTTCTGCCCCCGGAAACCTTTCTATGGCTTCGGGTGGAGAAAAGAATACGAAATCACTTTCTATCGCGGGGATATCTCGAAATACGGACGCCTGTTCTCGAGAAATCTGAACTCTTCGTAAGGAGCATAGGCGAGACCACCGATATCGTCGAGAAGGAGATGTACACCTTTGCCGACAAGAGCGGAGACCTCCTTACCATGAGGCCCGAAGGGACGGCCCCGGTGGTCCGCGCATATCTGGAAAACAGAGGACTACTCAAGGAAACACCCGCCAGGCTTTTTTACCTGGGGCCGATGTTTCGACACGAAAGACCACAGAAGGGCAGGCTGAGACAGTTTCATCAGGCCGGTGCCGAGGTTCTCGGATCGGAGGCCCCGTACGTCGATGCCGAAGTGCTCATCACGCTTCATGACCTTTTCAAGGGTTTGGGTTTACGAAATCTATCCCTCGAGGTAAATTCGCTCGGATGCTCCGATTGCCGCCCGGGGTACAACAGGAAGTTGCTCAAATTCACAAGAGAGGTTCTCGCAGATCTCTGCGATGACTGCAATCGGAGGTACGAGAGAAACCCCCTCCGCGTCCTCGATTGCAAGTCGGCAAAGTGCATCGAGGTAACAAAGGGGGCACCTGCGGCGCTCGACTGCCTGTGTCGGGGCTGCAGGGATCACTTCAATGAAGTTATGAGAATTCTTGCTGTCCACTCCGTATCATGCGTGGTTAACAGCAGAATGGTTCGTGGTCTCGACTATTACGAGAAAACCACGTTCGAGTTCCTCTCCGGGGCCCTTGGATCGCAAAACGCCGTCGCCGCAGGTGGCCGCTTCGATGGCCTCGCCGAGATGATCGGATCAAAGGACCGGGTTCCGGGAGTCGGGTTTGCAATGGGAATGGAGAGGTTGATCATGCTTCTTGGTTCCGGCGATGAGCAAGAGTCTCTGTATGGGACACCAACGCTGTTTATCGCCCAGCAGACGAAAGAGTTCCGGGACGAGGCCTTCGTCCTCAAGAGGAACCTCGAAGAGAGGGGTCTATTCTGCGAGATGGATTACGAGGGAAAATCGCTCAAGAGCCAGATGAGAAAAGCGAACAGGATCAATGCCGGTTTCGTGATCATCATCGGGGAGGCAGAGATGAAAAAGGGGTTGGTGCGGATGAAGAATATGGCGACGGGCGATGAAAAGAATGTTTCCCGGGAAGATATTGTCAGGGCTGTGGTGGAACAGGTCAAATAG
- a CDS encoding NADP-dependent isocitrate dehydrogenase: MPKFKDLVPPKEGQQITVDAEGNLQVPDNPILPFIEGDGTGVDIWNASVKVFDAAVEKAFGGKKKIQWFEVFAGEKAFNKFGDWLPEDTVEAFREYMVGIKGPLTTPVGGGIRSLNVALRQILDLYVCLRPVKYFKGVPSPVRQPELVDMVIFRENTEDIYAGIEWMAQTAEAEKIIDFLIKEMGVKNIRFPETSSIGIKPVSIEGSKRLIRDAVHYAIKHGRKSVTLVHKGNIMKFTEGAFRDWGYELANEPELRPHVVAQREAWVLENKESNPDISNVDNARMVEAWFDQLDEDKQKAILSEVEETLKLWDTHGGGKWKDKVLIKDNIADITLQQVLTRPKEFDVIATMNLNGDYISDALAAQVGGIGIAPGGNINYQSGHAIFEATHGTAPKYAGKDVVNPSSVLLSGVMMFQHMGWNEVADLIIRGIEGAIGSKTVTYDFARLMRAEGVKDVNEVKCSAFGQAIIANMD, translated from the coding sequence ATGCCGAAGTTTAAAGATCTTGTTCCACCGAAAGAAGGACAGCAGATCACCGTTGATGCAGAGGGGAATCTGCAGGTGCCTGACAACCCGATACTGCCATTCATAGAAGGGGACGGGACGGGCGTTGACATATGGAATGCATCGGTGAAGGTATTTGACGCCGCCGTGGAAAAGGCATTTGGAGGAAAGAAAAAAATTCAGTGGTTTGAGGTTTTTGCGGGGGAAAAGGCATTCAACAAGTTTGGCGACTGGCTGCCTGAGGATACCGTCGAGGCTTTCAGGGAGTACATGGTTGGCATCAAGGGGCCGCTTACCACCCCTGTTGGCGGTGGAATCAGGTCGTTGAACGTTGCTCTCCGCCAGATTCTGGACCTCTACGTCTGCCTTAGGCCCGTTAAGTATTTCAAGGGCGTTCCAAGCCCGGTTCGGCAGCCGGAACTCGTCGACATGGTAATTTTCCGGGAGAACACGGAAGATATCTACGCGGGAATCGAATGGATGGCGCAGACCGCCGAAGCTGAAAAGATAATCGATTTCCTCATCAAGGAAATGGGAGTCAAGAACATACGATTCCCCGAGACGTCCTCCATCGGGATCAAACCCGTTTCAATCGAGGGCTCGAAGAGGCTGATTAGAGACGCCGTGCATTACGCCATCAAACACGGGAGAAAATCCGTCACCCTGGTTCATAAAGGGAACATTATGAAATTTACCGAGGGGGCTTTCCGGGACTGGGGGTATGAGCTTGCAAACGAGCCGGAACTGAGGCCTCACGTGGTTGCCCAGCGGGAAGCCTGGGTCCTGGAGAACAAGGAGAGCAACCCGGATATCTCCAACGTGGACAATGCCAGGATGGTCGAGGCATGGTTCGACCAGCTTGATGAGGACAAGCAGAAGGCCATTCTCAGTGAGGTCGAGGAAACTCTGAAGCTGTGGGATACCCACGGCGGCGGAAAGTGGAAAGACAAGGTTCTCATCAAGGACAACATTGCCGATATTACACTCCAGCAGGTGCTCACCCGCCCCAAGGAGTTCGACGTCATCGCAACGATGAACTTGAACGGCGATTACATCTCCGACGCCCTTGCAGCCCAGGTGGGGGGAATCGGGATCGCCCCGGGAGGGAACATCAACTATCAGTCCGGACATGCCATTTTCGAGGCAACCCACGGCACCGCGCCCAAGTATGCGGGGAAGGACGTGGTCAACCCCTCATCTGTGCTCCTGTCTGGAGTCATGATGTTCCAGCATATGGGGTGGAACGAGGTGGCTGACCTCATCATCAGGGGGATTGAAGGAGCCATCGGATCTAAAACGGTCACCTATGATTTTGCCCGCCTGATGAGGGCGGAAGGCGTCAAGGATGTGAACGAGGTAAAGTGTTCTGCGTTCGGGCAGGCCATTATTGCAAATATGGATTGA
- the mdh gene encoding malate dehydrogenase, which yields MARSKITVIGAGHVGATTAQDLALKDFADIVLVDIVEGMPQGKGLDLMQTGPVFGYDSKVIGTNGYEETAGSDIIVITSGVPRKPGMSRDDLLKINSGIVKEVTEKSVATSPDAIIIVVANPLDAMTYVAYKTSGFDKKRVMGMAGILDSARFRAFISMELDVSVENINAFVLGGHGDTMVPSTKYTTVAGIPVEDLIGSDRLEAIVERTRKGGGEIVSLLKTGSAYYAPAAATVEMVESIVFNKKKILPCAVLCQGEYGIDNLFVGVPVKLGSNGIEQIIEFTLSDTEKAALMNSAGAVKELCDIVDSMGF from the coding sequence ATGGCTCGCAGCAAAATCACCGTTATCGGTGCGGGACACGTGGGGGCTACGACTGCGCAAGACCTTGCATTGAAAGATTTTGCAGACATCGTTCTCGTCGATATCGTAGAGGGGATGCCTCAGGGAAAAGGCCTCGATCTCATGCAGACGGGCCCGGTTTTCGGCTACGACTCCAAGGTGATCGGCACGAACGGTTACGAGGAAACGGCAGGATCCGATATCATCGTCATCACTTCAGGGGTCCCGAGAAAGCCGGGCATGAGCCGGGACGACCTTTTGAAAATCAACTCGGGAATAGTCAAGGAGGTTACCGAGAAATCTGTTGCCACATCTCCCGATGCGATAATTATCGTCGTGGCAAATCCTCTGGATGCAATGACCTATGTTGCCTACAAGACTTCCGGATTCGACAAGAAAAGGGTTATGGGTATGGCGGGCATTCTCGACTCGGCCAGGTTCAGGGCTTTCATCTCTATGGAGCTTGACGTGTCCGTGGAAAACATCAACGCCTTCGTTCTGGGCGGGCACGGCGACACGATGGTTCCCTCTACCAAATATACCACCGTCGCAGGCATTCCGGTGGAGGACCTCATCGGCAGCGACAGGCTCGAAGCGATCGTGGAGAGGACGAGAAAGGGGGGCGGAGAGATAGTATCCCTTCTCAAGACCGGCTCGGCTTACTACGCTCCCGCAGCGGCCACAGTTGAGATGGTGGAATCGATCGTATTCAACAAGAAAAAGATCCTTCCCTGTGCCGTTCTCTGTCAGGGCGAATACGGGATCGACAACCTCTTCGTCGGTGTCCCCGTGAAACTCGGCTCGAATGGGATTGAACAGATCATAGAGTTTACGCTGTCCGATACGGAGAAGGCTGCCCTGATGAATTCTGCAGGTGCGGTAAAAGAGCTCTGTGACATCGTCGACAGCATGGGATTTTAA
- a CDS encoding fumarate hydratase: MREINVKDMIPVVSKMCIDATTSLGEDVIKAYKDAIVMEESPAAKDILQRLIENAEIAREEGMPVCQDCGFAVLFVDVGQDVRFVGGDISEALTEGVRKGYEEGFLRKSIVAKPATERVNTGDNTPPVIHYNIVPGDRVRITFLAKGGGCENMSSVMMLTPAQGLEGIKKAVIERVRNSGGNPCPPIKVGVGIGGTFEKAAMLAKKALLRKIGEFSAEPEMAAVERELLEKINNTGIGPQGLGGRITAFSVSIESHPSHIASLPLAINIDCHVSRHKEVEI, translated from the coding sequence ATGAGGGAGATAAATGTCAAGGACATGATTCCTGTGGTGTCGAAGATGTGTATCGATGCGACCACCAGCCTGGGTGAGGACGTTATCAAGGCCTACAAAGATGCCATTGTAATGGAGGAGTCCCCTGCGGCAAAGGATATCCTGCAGCGGCTGATTGAGAACGCTGAGATAGCAAGAGAGGAAGGAATGCCGGTATGCCAGGACTGCGGGTTTGCCGTTCTTTTCGTCGATGTGGGACAGGATGTCAGGTTTGTAGGCGGGGACATATCCGAAGCCCTTACCGAGGGGGTGCGAAAGGGATATGAAGAAGGCTTTCTCAGGAAGTCTATCGTTGCAAAGCCGGCAACGGAGAGGGTGAATACCGGCGATAACACTCCACCCGTGATTCATTACAACATCGTTCCCGGCGACAGGGTGCGTATAACCTTCCTTGCGAAGGGGGGAGGGTGCGAGAACATGTCCTCTGTGATGATGCTCACGCCGGCGCAGGGGCTCGAAGGGATAAAAAAAGCGGTGATCGAGAGGGTTCGAAATTCCGGTGGAAACCCCTGCCCTCCCATCAAAGTGGGGGTCGGCATTGGAGGGACCTTTGAAAAAGCGGCCATGCTGGCCAAGAAGGCGCTGCTCAGGAAGATCGGGGAGTTCAGCGCTGAGCCGGAGATGGCAGCGGTGGAAAGGGAACTCCTGGAAAAGATAAACAACACCGGCATTGGACCCCAGGGCCTTGGCGGCCGGATAACCGCTTTTTCCGTCTCAATCGAATCACATCCGAGCCATATTGCAAGTCTTCCCCTGGCAATAAACATCGACTGTCATGTCAGCAGGCATAAAGAGGTCGAAATTTAA